The proteins below come from a single Bacteroidales bacterium genomic window:
- a CDS encoding DUF763 domain-containing protein, with translation MKKGHADLPLHYGIVPQWLAQRMCLLGGAIVEAIVMDYGRSALMQRLSDPFWFQSLGCVLGMDWHSSGITTSVMNALKKAINQRSADLGIYVCGGRGKSSRNTPSELLAIAEKTGLNGDELVRSSRLSAKVDNTAVQDGYQIYLHSFVVTKEGEWTVIQQGMNPAERMARRYHWLSSSLSSFMEEPHTSVCGKNQGQILNLTDRLAVPTKEGILELTRENPDKLLREVSIILPRHHEVKEEDVNLKRLGTALILAHETDIKDMESLLLLEGVGPRTLQSLTLVSEVIHGTPSRFSDPARFSFAHGGKDGHPFPVPTRVYDETIQIFDKAIHQAKMGDKDKSDALRNLSMISQEMEKGYTPNRFFDDVIQHERDTSYRYGGKTVMGDAKSPKKNAVS, from the coding sequence ATGAAAAAAGGTCATGCCGATTTACCGCTTCATTACGGGATCGTTCCCCAGTGGCTTGCCCAGCGGATGTGTCTGCTGGGAGGGGCAATTGTGGAGGCGATTGTGATGGATTACGGCCGGAGCGCTTTGATGCAACGGTTAAGCGATCCTTTCTGGTTTCAGTCTTTAGGGTGCGTCCTTGGTATGGACTGGCATTCCTCAGGCATCACCACTTCCGTGATGAATGCTTTGAAAAAAGCCATCAATCAACGATCCGCAGATCTGGGAATATATGTGTGCGGAGGAAGAGGAAAATCTTCCCGGAATACACCTTCCGAACTATTGGCCATAGCTGAAAAAACCGGATTGAACGGCGATGAACTGGTAAGAAGCAGCCGGCTATCTGCAAAGGTCGACAATACGGCTGTCCAGGATGGGTACCAGATCTATCTGCATTCGTTCGTAGTCACAAAAGAAGGAGAATGGACGGTCATACAACAGGGCATGAATCCTGCCGAACGCATGGCAAGGCGTTACCACTGGCTTTCTTCCTCCCTGTCTTCATTCATGGAAGAACCCCATACCTCGGTCTGCGGAAAAAACCAGGGACAAATTCTTAACCTCACCGATCGACTTGCAGTACCGACCAAAGAAGGGATACTGGAACTGACGCGGGAAAATCCGGATAAGCTGCTACGGGAAGTTTCCATTATTCTTCCAAGGCACCATGAAGTGAAAGAGGAGGATGTAAACCTGAAACGGTTAGGTACGGCGTTGATCCTGGCACATGAAACGGACATCAAAGATATGGAATCCCTTCTTCTGCTGGAAGGTGTCGGGCCCCGGACCTTACAGTCGCTGACTCTGGTCAGCGAAGTGATCCACGGAACCCCGTCCCGTTTTTCCGATCCTGCCAGGTTTTCATTTGCCCATGGAGGAAAGGACGGACACCCCTTCCCTGTGCCTACACGTGTATATGACGAAACCATCCAGATCTTCGACAAAGCCATTCATCAGGCAAAAATGGGAGATAAAGACAAATCGGATGCTTTGAGGAACCTTTCCATGATTTCGCAGGAGATGGAAAAGGGATATACTCCCAACCGTTTCTTTGATGATGTAATACAGCATGAACGGGATACTTCCTATCGATACGGTGGAAAAACCGTCATGGGAGACGCTAAAAGCCCGAAGAAAAATGCCGTCAGTTGA
- a CDS encoding ABC transporter permease, translating into MNSTIDISYTGFIFGFLLLLVPVYFLYYFRTGLVKDTLVAAGRMTLQLFLVGFYLEYLFQWNLWWVNVLWVLVMISVASFTILKRTRLPLKQLFPSICVSLLCSIAVIDTYFMGVVVQLEHVFEARYFIPVSGMILGNMLSANVLALNSFFGSIERERQYYFYMLGNGATHNEALAPFIREAIVKSFNPTIASMAVMGLISLPGAMTGQILGGSSPGTAIKYQIMLMITIFASSLIAVLFSMWLCKRQAFDRFGIRRF; encoded by the coding sequence ATGAATAGTACGATCGATATCAGTTATACCGGTTTTATTTTCGGGTTTTTGCTGTTGCTGGTTCCGGTCTATTTCCTGTATTATTTCCGTACGGGGCTGGTTAAGGATACCCTGGTGGCTGCCGGAAGAATGACCCTTCAGTTGTTTCTGGTCGGCTTTTATCTTGAATACCTGTTCCAATGGAACCTTTGGTGGGTAAATGTATTGTGGGTGTTGGTAATGATTTCCGTGGCCTCGTTCACTATTCTGAAACGTACCCGGTTGCCTCTGAAACAGCTTTTCCCATCCATCTGTGTCTCTCTGCTTTGTTCCATTGCTGTGATCGATACCTATTTCATGGGCGTAGTGGTACAGCTGGAGCATGTCTTCGAAGCCCGTTACTTTATTCCGGTCAGCGGGATGATCCTCGGAAATATGTTGTCGGCCAATGTGCTGGCCCTGAATTCATTTTTCGGAAGTATCGAACGCGAACGACAGTATTACTTTTACATGCTGGGCAACGGCGCTACCCACAATGAAGCATTGGCGCCGTTTATCCGGGAGGCCATCGTTAAATCTTTCAACCCTACCATTGCTTCTATGGCTGTGATGGGATTGATTTCTTTGCCCGGCGCTATGACGGGACAGATCCTCGGAGGCAGTAGTCCGGGTACAGCCATTAAATACCAGATCATGTTGATGATCACGATCTTTGCTTCGTCGCTGATTGCAGTGTTATTTTCTATGTGGTTGTGTAAAAGGCAGGCATTTGACCGTTTTGGGATCAGGAGGTTCTAA